The following coding sequences are from one Geothrix sp. window:
- a CDS encoding chemotaxis protein CheA, with the protein MSDAMAQFRDAFFEEATELADGMEATLLSMDLAAVEVEDLHTLFRAAHSIKGNAATFGFPAVAAFTHQLESTLEPVRQGTRPMTPDLRELMLQGVDLIRSHLHHARRGEPLPAKEQQSQEALMAKLQEDVSTAPPPAAATQAPARTVAMKGGRGFSIRFEAPTDSFRRGINLERLFRDLAKLGTLQIWPDLTRIPTFEQMDPEDCHLAWDIRLETAHPQIDVDDIFEFVAEGDNLRIQPLSPEGAVPSLGEILQTEAGVSPADIREALSQQKRLGELLVDMGKVKPEVVTKALDQQQKKRNQAEASTVRVATDKIDRLVNLVGELVITQAMLAQASQQSNTMQGEEQLSAALMQLDRQTRELQERVMGIRMVPVEMVFSRFPRMVHELGKQLGKDVELVMEGQATELDKTFIEMLVDPLTHLVRNAVDHGMEDKEERLKTGKPAMGTIALRASSRGGHIHIEVKDDGKGLNRDRIHQKALDRGLIQPGLRPSDEELNLLIFEPGFSTVEQVSDLSGRGVGMDVVKQNVRALGGRIEVESQPGRGTLIRLVLPLTLAILDGLTVRVAEETYVFPLASVLESFQTRGTDVQTVKGDREVISLRGEFIPVVRLQRLLAVGSGQDASDRTLLVLVESEGRRAAMAVDELLGQQQVVIKSLETHYRRVEGISGATILGDGRVALILDVPGLMRLEAGAAAVGA; encoded by the coding sequence ATGTCCGATGCGATGGCCCAATTCCGAGATGCCTTTTTCGAAGAGGCCACCGAGCTGGCCGACGGCATGGAGGCCACCCTGCTCTCCATGGACCTGGCTGCGGTCGAGGTCGAGGACCTCCACACCCTGTTCCGGGCCGCCCACTCCATCAAGGGCAACGCGGCCACCTTCGGCTTCCCGGCGGTCGCCGCCTTCACCCACCAACTGGAGAGCACCCTCGAACCCGTCCGCCAGGGCACGCGGCCCATGACGCCCGACCTGCGGGAGCTGATGCTGCAGGGCGTGGACCTCATCCGCAGCCACCTGCACCACGCCCGCCGCGGGGAGCCGCTCCCCGCCAAGGAGCAGCAGTCGCAAGAGGCCCTCATGGCCAAGCTGCAGGAGGATGTCTCCACCGCCCCGCCGCCCGCCGCGGCGACGCAGGCCCCGGCCCGGACCGTGGCCATGAAGGGCGGCCGCGGCTTCTCCATCCGCTTCGAGGCGCCCACAGATTCCTTCCGCCGGGGCATCAACCTGGAGCGGCTCTTCCGCGACCTGGCCAAGCTAGGAACCCTGCAGATCTGGCCCGACCTGACGCGGATCCCCACGTTCGAGCAGATGGACCCCGAGGACTGCCACCTGGCCTGGGACATCCGGCTGGAGACCGCCCACCCGCAGATCGACGTGGACGACATCTTCGAGTTCGTGGCGGAAGGCGACAACCTCCGCATCCAGCCCCTGAGCCCGGAGGGGGCGGTGCCGTCCCTGGGCGAGATCCTCCAGACCGAAGCCGGGGTCAGCCCCGCCGACATCCGCGAGGCCCTGTCGCAGCAGAAGCGCCTGGGCGAGCTGCTGGTGGACATGGGCAAGGTCAAGCCCGAGGTGGTCACCAAGGCCCTCGACCAGCAGCAGAAGAAGCGCAACCAGGCCGAGGCTTCCACCGTCCGCGTGGCCACGGACAAGATCGACCGCCTGGTGAACCTGGTGGGCGAGCTGGTCATCACCCAGGCCATGCTGGCCCAGGCCTCCCAGCAGTCGAACACCATGCAGGGCGAGGAGCAGCTGAGCGCCGCCCTCATGCAGCTGGACCGCCAGACCCGCGAGCTGCAGGAGCGCGTCATGGGCATCCGCATGGTGCCCGTGGAGATGGTGTTCTCCCGCTTCCCGCGCATGGTCCACGAGCTGGGCAAGCAGCTGGGCAAGGACGTGGAGCTGGTCATGGAGGGCCAGGCCACGGAGCTGGACAAGACCTTCATCGAGATGCTGGTGGATCCCCTCACGCACCTGGTGCGCAATGCCGTGGACCACGGCATGGAGGACAAGGAGGAGCGCCTCAAGACCGGCAAGCCCGCCATGGGCACCATCGCCCTGAGGGCCTCCAGCCGGGGCGGCCACATCCACATCGAGGTGAAGGATGATGGCAAGGGCCTCAACCGGGATCGCATCCACCAGAAGGCCCTGGACCGCGGGCTGATCCAGCCGGGCCTCCGTCCCTCGGACGAGGAGTTGAACCTGCTCATCTTCGAGCCCGGCTTCTCCACCGTGGAGCAGGTCTCGGACCTGTCCGGCCGCGGCGTGGGCATGGACGTGGTGAAGCAGAACGTGCGGGCGCTGGGCGGCCGCATCGAGGTGGAGAGCCAGCCGGGCCGGGGCACCCTCATCCGCCTGGTGCTGCCCCTCACCCTCGCCATCCTGGACGGCCTCACCGTCCGCGTGGCCGAGGAGACCTACGTGTTCCCGCTGGCCTCGGTGCTCGAGAGCTTCCAGACCCGGGGCACGGACGTGCAGACCGTGAAGGGCGACCGGGAGGTGATCAGCCTCCGGGGCGAGTTCATCCCGGTGGTGCGCCTGCAGCGCCTGCTGGCCGTGGGCTCGGGCCAGGACGCCTCGGACCGCACCCTCCTGGTGCTGGTGGAATCCGAGGGCCGCCGCGCGGCCATGGCCGTGGATGAGCTGCTGGGCCAGCAGCAGGTGGTCATCAAGAGCCTGGAGACCCACTACCGCCGCGTGGAGGGCATCTCGGGCGCCACCATCCTCGGGGACGGCCGCGTGGCCCTCATCCTCGACGTTCCCGGTCTCATGCGGCTGGAGGCTGGGGCCGCCGCGGTCGGAGCATGA
- a CDS encoding CheR family methyltransferase: MNRSRVSEVEALSQGREQLSTATFTALRDLLHAHSGIALAAHKLTMVQSRLAKRLRILGIQTYEEYLQRLENPEAPEWSEFINALTTNLTSFFREGHHFTRLVPLIQPFHAASRRIRIWSAGCSTGEEPYTLAMTLLQGFGSAANIQILATDLDTAVLETAAHGVYPMARIEGVDDSWKRLAFLKGSGAQEGQVRVRPEVRQLVTFRQMNLLEDRWSVPEAPFQAIFCRNVMIYFDKPTQRKLLKRYHDLLEPDGLLFVGHSEALLDTTLGFQSLGQTIYRRREVAS, translated from the coding sequence ATGAACCGGTCCCGCGTTTCCGAGGTCGAGGCCCTGAGCCAGGGCCGGGAGCAGCTGTCCACCGCCACCTTCACCGCCCTGCGCGACCTGCTGCATGCCCACTCCGGCATCGCCCTGGCCGCGCACAAGCTCACCATGGTGCAGTCCCGCCTGGCCAAGCGCCTGCGGATCCTGGGCATCCAGACCTACGAGGAGTACCTGCAGCGGCTGGAGAATCCGGAGGCCCCGGAGTGGTCCGAGTTCATCAACGCCCTCACCACCAACCTCACCAGCTTCTTCCGCGAAGGCCACCACTTCACCCGGCTGGTGCCGCTCATCCAGCCCTTCCACGCCGCCTCCCGCCGCATCCGGATCTGGAGCGCCGGCTGCTCCACCGGGGAGGAGCCCTACACCCTGGCCATGACCCTGCTGCAGGGGTTCGGCTCCGCGGCCAACATCCAGATCCTGGCGACGGACCTGGACACGGCAGTGCTGGAGACCGCCGCCCACGGCGTCTATCCCATGGCCCGCATCGAAGGGGTGGACGACTCCTGGAAACGCCTGGCCTTCCTCAAGGGTTCCGGTGCGCAGGAGGGCCAGGTGCGGGTTCGGCCCGAGGTGCGGCAGCTGGTCACCTTCCGGCAGATGAACCTGCTGGAGGACCGCTGGTCCGTGCCCGAGGCGCCCTTCCAGGCCATCTTCTGCCGCAACGTCATGATCTATTTCGACAAGCCCACCCAGCGCAAGCTCCTGAAGCGCTACCACGACCTGCTGGAACCCGACGGACTCCTCTTCGTGGGCCACTCAGAGGCGCTGCTGGATACCACCCTGGGCTTCCAGTCCCTGGGCCAGACCATCTACCGGCGCCGGGAGGTGGCGTCATGA
- the cheD gene encoding chemoreceptor glutamine deamidase CheD encodes MSPPVPLVHGRASKYLDRNFNRQAMKILPGEFYATAEDEVIVTVLGSCVAACIMDPIAMVGGMNHFMLPVKQGDRDPDVFFAARYGAAAMEYLINNLLHLGAQRDRLVAKAFGGGKVMRGMSTDVGGQNVDFVREFLRNEDIPLWSEDMGGPFPRKVYFFPHTGQVLVKRMETTHNDTVLNRELTYIQEVVGRPMNGDVELFT; translated from the coding sequence ATGAGCCCGCCCGTCCCCCTGGTCCACGGCCGTGCCTCCAAGTACCTCGACCGCAACTTCAACCGCCAGGCCATGAAGATCCTGCCCGGCGAGTTCTACGCCACCGCCGAGGACGAGGTGATCGTCACCGTCCTGGGCAGCTGCGTGGCCGCCTGCATCATGGATCCCATCGCCATGGTGGGGGGCATGAACCACTTCATGCTCCCGGTGAAGCAGGGGGACCGCGATCCGGACGTGTTCTTCGCGGCCCGCTACGGCGCGGCGGCCATGGAATACCTCATCAACAACCTGCTGCACCTGGGGGCGCAGCGGGACCGCCTTGTGGCCAAGGCCTTCGGGGGCGGCAAGGTGATGCGGGGCATGTCCACGGACGTGGGCGGGCAGAACGTCGACTTCGTGCGGGAGTTCCTGCGCAACGAGGACATCCCGCTCTGGAGCGAGGACATGGGCGGGCCCTTCCCCCGCAAGGTCTACTTCTTCCCCCACACGGGCCAGGTGCTGGTCAAGCGCATGGAGACCACGCACAACGACACCGTGCTCAACCGCGAGCTCACCTACATCCAGGAAGTGGTCGGCCGGCCGATGAATGGTGACGTGGAGCTGTTCACATGA
- a CDS encoding protein-glutamate methylesterase/protein-glutamine glutaminase codes for MNMERKRRVLVVDDSALVRQVLTNILSRHPLLEVVGTAKDPYDARERIKELDPDVLTLDVEMPRMDGLTFLGKLMKAHPMPAVMLSSLTAKGTTTALDALDLGAVDVIGKPTMDQAAGLERMGHEIAQTVYAASLARVGGPRPPLQTPPSLAALASRAKAGRALIAIGSSTGGTEALRQVFESIPENLPPIAVVQHMLPGFTAAFAERLDRSSRARVKVAEDGESLKAGTVYLAPNEAHLTVGRHSVGLVAILQAGDRVSHHLPSVDVLFDSVAASCGAHAMGVILTGMGDDGARGLLKMRQKGARTLGQDEATCVVYGMPRAAFMRGGVEEQAPLGAIAKHLVAWCERDA; via the coding sequence ATGAACATGGAGCGGAAGCGCCGCGTCCTGGTGGTGGATGACAGTGCCCTGGTCCGCCAGGTGCTGACCAACATCCTGTCCCGCCATCCCCTGCTGGAGGTGGTGGGCACCGCCAAGGACCCCTACGATGCCCGCGAGCGCATCAAGGAGCTGGATCCGGACGTGCTCACGCTGGACGTCGAGATGCCCCGCATGGACGGCCTCACCTTCCTGGGCAAGCTGATGAAGGCCCACCCCATGCCCGCGGTGATGCTGTCGAGCCTCACTGCCAAGGGCACCACCACGGCCCTGGATGCCCTGGATCTGGGCGCCGTGGACGTGATCGGCAAGCCCACCATGGACCAGGCGGCGGGTCTGGAGCGGATGGGCCATGAGATCGCCCAGACCGTGTACGCCGCGTCCCTGGCGCGGGTGGGCGGCCCCCGGCCCCCGCTCCAGACCCCGCCCTCGCTGGCCGCCCTGGCCTCCCGCGCCAAGGCCGGCCGGGCCCTCATCGCCATCGGCTCGAGCACAGGCGGGACCGAGGCCCTGCGCCAGGTTTTCGAGTCGATCCCCGAGAACCTGCCGCCCATCGCCGTGGTCCAGCACATGCTGCCCGGGTTCACCGCCGCCTTTGCGGAGCGCCTCGACCGCAGCAGCCGGGCCCGGGTGAAGGTAGCCGAGGATGGCGAATCCCTGAAGGCCGGCACCGTCTACCTCGCGCCCAACGAGGCCCACCTCACCGTCGGCCGGCACAGCGTGGGTCTGGTGGCCATCCTCCAAGCCGGGGACCGCGTATCGCACCATCTCCCTTCGGTGGACGTGCTCTTCGACTCCGTGGCCGCGTCCTGCGGGGCCCATGCCATGGGTGTCATCCTCACGGGCATGGGCGATGACGGCGCCCGCGGCCTGCTGAAGATGCGCCAGAAGGGCGCCCGGACCCTCGGCCAGGACGAGGCCACCTGCGTCGTCTACGGCATGCCCCGCGCGGCCTTCATGCGCGGCGGCGTCGAGGAGCAGGCCCCCCTGGGCGCCATTGCGAAACACCTCGTCGCCTGGTGCGAACGCGACGCCTGA
- a CDS encoding ATP-binding response regulator — MSLRSLLLPAVPGTFRAFFALFGAWSLVVLAALGADMYFSIREDRVIAYNRASDSYRKDLAYRRWAAERGGVYVPKDARTPPNPHLAHLPHRDVTTTDGKALTLVNPAYMTRMVHELAERDYGLKAHITSLNPIRSENAPDPWERRALESFERGGREQSEVLQQDGKPVLRFMGAFLVEESCLKCHGQQGYKPGEVRGGISVTVPVGSGATVFGLTHESISVLSVLALWLMGGLGILAWVRRLVHASRDQLRMMKEMEDGSNRFHQLFQSSPAPMIIHRNGRFTDVNLAAARLLDADDPSQLIGLEILSFIHPQYRYLVSERIHTVEQNEETVPAIEEVFLTYRGREVWVEVQTAYIDLPGGPAILVFAQDLSERRRAEEERRKMEAEIQHAQKLESLGSLAGGIAHDMNNVLGAILGMATLLQLKREGDEALLKSLRTIENAASRGRDLVKGLTDFARKGLQQAQRLDLNTLLREELDLLVRTSRQRFTFEVELDETLPPIMGERSSLGSAFMNLAVNAFDSMPRGGTFRVRTFQEGDQVCLEVADTGEGIPADILSRVTDPFFTTKPQGRGTGLGLAMVYGTVKAHGGSLDIQSEVGKGTRIRLHLPALVTRTLSGEPEDLPVAHPDHPLRILLVDDDELIRDILPPMLEQLGHRVETTSSGLEAVRRLGAGLEVDLVILDHNMPGMTGAETLPRIFQLRPAVRVLIATGFLDTDLKILLADFPSVSTLQKPFSVVELRKMLQAISAELEP; from the coding sequence ATGTCCCTCCGATCCCTCCTCCTCCCGGCAGTACCCGGCACCTTCAGGGCCTTCTTCGCCCTGTTCGGGGCCTGGTCCCTGGTGGTGCTCGCGGCGCTCGGAGCCGACATGTACTTCTCGATCCGCGAAGACCGGGTCATCGCCTACAACCGCGCCTCGGACAGCTACCGCAAGGACCTGGCCTACCGCCGCTGGGCGGCGGAACGGGGAGGCGTCTACGTCCCCAAGGACGCCAGGACGCCACCCAATCCCCACCTGGCCCACCTGCCCCACCGGGACGTCACCACCACCGATGGCAAAGCCCTCACCCTGGTGAACCCCGCCTACATGACCAGGATGGTCCACGAGCTGGCCGAGCGGGACTACGGGCTCAAGGCGCACATCACCAGCCTGAATCCCATCCGGTCGGAGAACGCCCCGGACCCCTGGGAACGCAGGGCCCTGGAATCGTTCGAGCGGGGCGGCCGGGAACAATCCGAGGTCCTGCAGCAGGACGGCAAGCCCGTCCTGCGGTTCATGGGCGCCTTCCTGGTCGAGGAGAGCTGCCTCAAATGCCACGGGCAGCAGGGCTACAAGCCGGGCGAAGTCAGGGGCGGCATCAGCGTGACCGTGCCCGTGGGCTCGGGGGCGACCGTCTTCGGCCTGACCCACGAATCCATCTCGGTCCTGTCGGTCCTCGCCCTGTGGCTGATGGGGGGGCTTGGCATCCTGGCCTGGGTGCGCCGGCTGGTGCATGCATCGCGGGACCAGCTGCGGATGATGAAGGAGATGGAGGACGGTTCCAATCGGTTCCACCAGCTCTTCCAGTCCTCCCCGGCCCCGATGATCATCCACCGGAACGGCCGCTTCACGGACGTGAACCTGGCGGCCGCGCGGCTGCTGGATGCGGATGATCCATCCCAGCTCATCGGGCTGGAGATCCTGAGCTTCATCCATCCCCAGTACCGCTACCTCGTGAGCGAGCGCATCCACACCGTCGAGCAGAACGAGGAGACCGTCCCGGCGATCGAGGAGGTCTTCCTCACCTACCGGGGGCGCGAAGTCTGGGTGGAGGTCCAGACGGCCTACATCGACCTTCCCGGCGGACCCGCCATCCTCGTCTTCGCCCAGGACCTGAGCGAGCGCCGGCGCGCCGAAGAGGAGCGCCGGAAGATGGAGGCGGAGATCCAGCACGCGCAGAAGCTGGAGAGCCTCGGCAGCCTGGCCGGAGGCATCGCCCACGACATGAACAACGTGCTCGGGGCCATCCTCGGCATGGCGACCCTCCTCCAGCTGAAGCGCGAGGGGGACGAGGCCCTGCTCAAGTCCCTGCGGACCATCGAGAACGCCGCCAGCCGCGGCCGCGACCTGGTGAAGGGCCTCACGGACTTCGCCCGCAAGGGCCTGCAGCAGGCCCAGCGGCTGGACCTCAACACCCTGCTCCGGGAGGAGCTGGATCTGCTCGTCCGCACCAGCCGCCAGCGGTTCACCTTCGAAGTGGAGCTGGACGAGACGCTGCCGCCGATCATGGGGGAGCGCAGCTCGCTGGGCAGCGCTTTCATGAACCTCGCGGTCAACGCCTTCGACTCCATGCCCAGGGGCGGCACCTTCCGGGTCAGGACCTTCCAGGAGGGCGACCAGGTCTGCCTGGAGGTGGCCGACACCGGCGAGGGCATTCCGGCGGACATCCTCTCCCGGGTCACGGACCCTTTCTTCACCACCAAGCCCCAGGGCCGGGGCACGGGCCTGGGCCTGGCCATGGTCTACGGCACGGTCAAGGCCCACGGGGGCTCGCTCGACATCCAGAGCGAGGTCGGCAAGGGGACGCGCATCCGCCTCCACCTGCCCGCCCTGGTCACGAGGACCCTCTCGGGCGAGCCCGAGGACCTGCCCGTGGCCCACCCGGATCATCCCCTGCGGATCCTGCTGGTCGACGACGACGAGCTCATCCGGGACATCCTGCCCCCGATGCTTGAGCAGCTGGGGCACCGGGTCGAGACCACCTCATCCGGGCTGGAGGCCGTGCGCCGCCTGGGTGCAGGCCTGGAGGTGGACCTGGTGATCCTGGATCACAACATGCCGGGCATGACCGGGGCCGAGACCCTGCCGCGCATCTTCCAGCTGCGGCCCGCCGTCCGGGTGCTCATCGCCACGGGCTTCCTGGACACGGACCTCAAGATCCTGCTGGCCGACTTCCCCTCCGTCTCCACCCTGCAGAAACCCTTCTCCGTGGTCGAACTCCGCAAGATGCTGCAGGCCATTTCAGCCGAACTGGAACCCTAG
- a CDS encoding MlaD family protein has product MNFEKQDARLGLLVLGALALFLALVAYKNAGAVTERSYPLVVRLEQMEGLAPGTDVQLKGFRVGSVERVDMRLEGKSYHFLARISVREDIKLWRGTRANLAPKGVGSVMLDLRLPEVAERVVPLVAGDEIPGDSGVSIAGVLERTDHLMASLQAGVDDLRGRLERKGLGDVLEHPSVRQALVSLDGTLKEFQVLAKESRGLVGHADRSMGEADRALAALDQSLSTVRSLMEKRGPELDQILVSLASTLKQADAFMSRFSAQNHPELEQSLGSLRRSLASVEELLELLKQKPSRVVWGTPSDAEREKAKKQVEAGKQVPPKP; this is encoded by the coding sequence ATGAATTTCGAGAAGCAGGATGCCCGTCTCGGGCTGCTCGTCCTCGGGGCCCTGGCCCTGTTCCTCGCGCTGGTGGCCTACAAGAACGCGGGCGCGGTCACGGAGCGCAGCTACCCGCTGGTGGTGCGGCTTGAGCAGATGGAAGGTCTGGCGCCCGGCACCGACGTGCAGCTGAAGGGCTTCCGGGTCGGCTCAGTGGAGCGCGTGGACATGCGGCTGGAAGGGAAGTCCTATCACTTCCTGGCCCGCATCTCCGTCCGCGAGGACATCAAGCTGTGGCGCGGGACCCGGGCGAACCTGGCGCCGAAGGGGGTCGGCAGCGTGATGCTGGACCTGCGGCTGCCCGAGGTGGCCGAGCGGGTGGTGCCGCTCGTCGCGGGGGACGAGATCCCCGGGGACTCGGGCGTGTCCATCGCCGGCGTGCTGGAGCGCACGGACCACCTCATGGCCAGCCTGCAGGCGGGCGTGGACGACCTGCGCGGGCGCCTCGAGCGCAAGGGCCTGGGCGACGTGCTGGAGCATCCCTCCGTGCGCCAGGCGCTGGTGTCGCTGGATGGCACGCTGAAGGAGTTCCAGGTCCTGGCGAAGGAGAGCCGGGGGCTGGTGGGCCATGCGGACCGCAGCATGGGCGAGGCGGACAGGGCGCTGGCCGCCCTGGACCAGAGCCTCAGCACGGTGCGCAGCCTGATGGAGAAGCGCGGGCCCGAGCTGGATCAGATCCTGGTGAGCCTGGCCTCGACCCTGAAGCAGGCCGACGCCTTCATGAGCCGCTTTTCTGCCCAGAACCACCCGGAGCTGGAGCAGAGCCTGGGGAGTCTGCGCCGCTCCCTGGCCTCCGTCGAGGAGCTGCTGGAACTCCTCAAGCAGAAGCCCAGCCGGGTCGTGTGGGGCACGCCCAGCGACGCGGAACGGGAGAAGGCGAAGAAGCAGGTGGAGGCTGGGAAGCAGGTTCCGCCGAAGCCCTAG
- a CDS encoding ATP-binding cassette domain-containing protein produces the protein MIELHDLALDALDGRLLLESLELAVPRGGNQLITGPSGSGKSRLLKVIAGIERPARGLVRVGGRQVWPGDGVLSLIGQVRLGFAFASGGLLSNLTLRENVALPLRFEGIPPGELRQRTEAALERLDLLAVADLRPHAVSASARRHGNLARVLAMDPGLILLDDPLEGLDATDRGIAQDLIRTWAADGVCTLVIAAEEAGSFAYLEAGRLQLHRAPVSVESP, from the coding sequence ATGATCGAGCTCCACGACCTCGCCCTGGACGCCCTGGATGGCCGCCTGCTGCTGGAGTCGCTCGAACTCGCCGTGCCGCGGGGCGGGAACCAGCTGATCACGGGACCCAGCGGCTCCGGGAAGAGCCGGCTCCTGAAGGTGATCGCCGGGATCGAACGCCCGGCCCGGGGCCTGGTCCGGGTGGGAGGCCGCCAGGTCTGGCCCGGAGATGGGGTGCTGTCCCTCATCGGACAGGTGCGGCTGGGCTTCGCCTTCGCGTCGGGCGGGCTGCTGTCGAACCTCACCCTGCGGGAGAACGTCGCCCTCCCGCTTCGCTTCGAGGGGATTCCGCCCGGGGAACTCCGGCAGCGGACCGAGGCCGCCCTCGAGCGCCTGGACCTGCTCGCGGTGGCGGACCTCCGCCCCCATGCGGTGAGCGCCTCCGCGCGCAGGCATGGCAACCTCGCGCGGGTGCTGGCCATGGATCCCGGTCTGATCCTGCTGGATGACCCGCTGGAGGGCCTGGATGCCACGGACCGGGGCATCGCCCAGGATCTGATCAGGACCTGGGCCGCCGACGGCGTCTGCACGCTGGTGATCGCTGCGGAGGAGGCTGGTTCCTTTGCCTACCTGGAGGCGGGGCGCCTCCAGCTTCACCGTGCGCCGGTGTCAGTGGAGTCCCCATGA
- a CDS encoding MlaE family ABC transporter permease: protein MAFLARLGAPVRGFLEFLGDQAHLVLRTLRGALLLRLDQLAVVGSQTRLQIRFTGLDALWLVSGTALLLGAVTLIQAFSQLSGLGAENYIGALMVLIILRELGPLLTAVLVIGRSATAISAELGAMQLNGEVDALATHGVNPYQYLLLPRWLGVLVSVFALVVFFDAAALGGGFLVAKLKYGITFGFYMDSVRQALSNRDFAATLLKVVLFSGVIAFHACHFGLRIRRSQTEIPQAVTKTVVSALVAVFSLDGLIAALLYF from the coding sequence ATGGCTTTCCTTGCGCGGCTTGGCGCGCCCGTGCGCGGCTTCCTGGAGTTCCTGGGCGACCAGGCGCACCTGGTGCTGCGGACGCTGCGGGGCGCCCTCCTGCTGCGCCTGGACCAGCTGGCGGTGGTGGGCAGCCAGACCCGACTGCAGATCCGCTTCACGGGGCTCGATGCGCTGTGGCTGGTGAGCGGCACGGCCCTGCTGCTGGGTGCGGTGACCCTGATCCAGGCCTTCAGCCAGCTCTCGGGCCTGGGCGCCGAGAACTACATCGGCGCCCTGATGGTGCTGATCATCCTGCGCGAACTGGGCCCGCTGCTCACGGCGGTGCTGGTCATCGGCCGCAGTGCCACGGCCATCTCCGCGGAGCTGGGCGCCATGCAGCTGAACGGCGAGGTGGACGCGCTGGCCACCCACGGCGTGAACCCCTACCAGTACCTGCTGCTGCCCCGCTGGCTGGGTGTGCTGGTCTCGGTGTTCGCGCTGGTGGTGTTCTTCGACGCGGCGGCCCTGGGCGGCGGCTTCCTGGTGGCGAAGCTCAAGTACGGCATCACCTTCGGGTTCTACATGGACTCGGTGCGCCAGGCCCTGTCCAATCGCGACTTCGCGGCCACCCTGCTCAAGGTGGTGCTCTTCTCGGGGGTCATCGCCTTCCACGCCTGCCACTTCGGATTGCGCATCCGCCGCAGCCAGACCGAGATCCCCCAGGCCGTCACCAAGACCGTCGTGTCGGCGCTGGTGGCCGTGTTCTCCCTGGACGGCCTCATCGCCGCCCTCCTCTACTTCTGA
- a CDS encoding CAP domain-containing protein, which produces MRNSVARLIRPLLPVLLWAGSGLGLGAQVPAEKATAFERAVVQEMSDARIRPKAYAKYLRELRDAFEGNLWHRPRRVPLRTDEGVAALDEAIAFLEAARPVGPLRFNEGLALAARRHAQDLGPRGALEHVGSDGAKLSDRLNRLGTWHGLVAENISTGEPEARQVVIQLLVDDGVPSRGHRHNLFNPDLHQAGAGSAPHRDYRVVTVIDYADGFVPNP; this is translated from the coding sequence ATGCGGAACTCCGTCGCCCGTCTCATCCGCCCACTCCTTCCGGTCCTGCTGTGGGCCGGGTCCGGCCTCGGCCTTGGCGCCCAGGTGCCCGCGGAGAAGGCCACGGCCTTTGAGCGGGCGGTGGTCCAGGAGATGAGCGACGCCCGCATCCGACCGAAGGCCTATGCGAAATACCTGCGGGAGCTGCGGGATGCTTTCGAGGGAAACCTCTGGCACCGGCCAAGGCGGGTGCCCCTGCGCACGGACGAGGGCGTGGCGGCGCTGGATGAGGCCATCGCCTTCCTCGAGGCTGCCCGCCCGGTGGGGCCGCTCCGCTTCAACGAGGGGCTGGCCCTGGCCGCCCGGCGGCACGCGCAGGACCTGGGCCCCCGTGGGGCCCTTGAACACGTGGGCTCGGATGGCGCCAAGCTCTCCGACCGGCTCAACCGGCTCGGCACCTGGCATGGCCTCGTGGCGGAGAACATCAGCACCGGCGAGCCGGAGGCGCGGCAGGTGGTGATCCAGCTCCTGGTGGACGACGGCGTGCCCAGCCGGGGACACCGCCACAACCTCTTCAACCCGGATCTGCACCAGGCCGGGGCGGGCAGCGCGCCCCACCGCGACTACCGCGTGGTGACGGTCATCGACTACGCGGACGGCTTCGTCCCGAATCCCTGA